CACGGAGGAGAATCCCGTACCGGAAGTGGAAGCAGAGACCAGAGGGCGGTTGGGTTCATGTTCCGGTTTCGTGCAGGTGAGGAAGTGTCTCCGGGCCCACGCCGCCGCCGATCACCACACCACCCACGCCGCCGACTTCAGTCGGAGACAGGCAAGACGGGTAAATAAGGCCGGTCGTGGAGAACGGAAGTGCCCTGCCCTCGGAGGCAATACCTGTGTTGAACCGGACGCTCGCCTTCTCGGGATTCGAGACTCAGCTCACCAGAGTGAACTCGATGCGGCCCAGCAGCTCGTCCGTGGAGCTCACCTTCACCTGCAGCGGCATGCCGATGCTGAACGTCTTCTCCGCGCTGATCAGCGACGTCTCGCGCGCGTCCGGCCGGTAGGGGCCGCCCGGCAGCGCATCCATCGGCACCACGCCCTCCACCAGCATGTCGTCCAGCTGGACGATCAGCCCGAACGGCTTCACGCGCGTAATCCGTCCCAGGTACGTCTTGCCTACATGCGAGGCCATCAGCCGCGCCTCGAGCATGCGGTGGCGATCCTGCTCCGCCCGTGAGGCCGCCCGGGCCCGCTCGTTGATGTGCACGGCCAGCTGCTCCACGGCCGGATCCTGGTGCATGAAGTCCCGGCGCCCGCGCAGGTACTGCTTGAGCGTGCGGTGGACCACCAGATCCGCGTACCGCCGGATGGGCGAGGTGAAGTGCAGGTACCACTTCGCCGCCAGCCCGAAGTGTCCCGAGGGCACCACCGTGTAGCGCGCCAGCCCCAGCGAGCGCCGCAGCACCGCGCGCAGCGCCGGCTCCGCCGTGCAGCCGGAGATCTGCTTGTCGAACGCCGCCAGCGCCAGCGGCGTCAGCCGCCCCCCGAAGCCCGCCGCGAACCCCGAGTGCTGCGCGAACGCCGCCAGGTCCGCCACCCGCTGCGGATCCGGCTCGTCCTGGATGCGGTAGAGCCCCGGCAGCCCGCGCGCCAGCATCCACTCGCCAATGGCCTCGTTGGCCGCCACCATGAAGCGCTCAATCAGCTTGTGCGCGGACGTGGGCCGCACGTTCTCGATGCCGGACACCTGGCCCGTCTCGGCGTCGAAGGTGAAGCGCGCCTCTTCGCGAGCCATCTCCATGCCGCCGCGCCCCGCCCGCGCCACCGCCAGCCGCGCTGCCGCCGCGCGGAACCACGGCATGGCCTCCTTCACCGGCTCCATGGCCGGAGACACCCGCCCCTTGTCCAGGAAGTCCGCCACCTCGTCGTAGTTCAGCCGCGCCCACGAGCGGATGAGGCTCTCGTACACGTCCGCCGCCGTGACGCGCCCCTCGGCGTCGATGCGCAGCTCCACCGTGAGGCACCGCCGCTCCTCGCGCGGCACCAGGCTCAGCCAGTGCGCCGACAGCTCCTCGGGCAGCATGGGCAGCACGTGGCCCGCCAGGTACACGCTCGTGGCCCGCTCG
The DNA window shown above is from Hyalangium minutum and carries:
- a CDS encoding ribonuclease R family protein; the protein is MSQLTPLPSNTSASRSVTGRIDIHPRGFGFLVATPPPSGEVLSAFIPPPELSAFLAGDVVSATVSQGTDGRWAASGLSLVQRTREQVFGEVVTRKGAAYLRIDKEVANTDWPLEPGGVAVQPGDAVVARVAEGKVVPVYKLEPGADRSIERVIARHGLRRDFAPEVVEAARAAQAIPHALGARRDLREVPTVTVDAPSTRDIDDAISVLPAGADGALRLLVSIADVAEFVTEGSVLDAAARERATSVYLAGHVLPMLPEELSAHWLSLVPREERRCLTVELRIDAEGRVTAADVYESLIRSWARLNYDEVADFLDKGRVSPAMEPVKEAMPWFRAAAARLAVARAGRGGMEMAREEARFTFDAETGQVSGIENVRPTSAHKLIERFMVAANEAIGEWMLARGLPGLYRIQDEPDPQRVADLAAFAQHSGFAAGFGGRLTPLALAAFDKQISGCTAEPALRAVLRRSLGLARYTVVPSGHFGLAAKWYLHFTSPIRRYADLVVHRTLKQYLRGRRDFMHQDPAVEQLAVHINERARAASRAEQDRHRMLEARLMASHVGKTYLGRITRVKPFGLIVQLDDMLVEGVVPMDALPGGPYRPDARETSLISAEKTFSIGMPLQVKVSSTDELLGRIEFTLVS